A single window of Ovis canadensis isolate MfBH-ARS-UI-01 breed Bighorn chromosome 15, ARS-UI_OviCan_v2, whole genome shotgun sequence DNA harbors:
- the C15H11orf42 gene encoding uncharacterized protein C11orf42 homolog, with product MLVGTPHLLTLDEADATWTLIKDKVIEERFGPNVVAVPFLSDAACYDLLGVLVKQSRPAHSRLALPGRQGRRALQPVGLLPNLLEQAGSEGAFAHCTREYSPNSRAEITYEEMRLLDGQPCRIRLHMGGLRKKMAFLLLPPGQVSLQQSLPWLRSTHSIYIIYQVFSCSWLQLGLLPTAHEPQLLRLQRSLPIAFSCLKFSLQPKGVLGPQKPLTKDPLPQGASWARPSLSIMPPPAPTSASEDIPEAADVPPPVPAPPTPPPQEGPEGRPTRFSYKGRNPFRRGPQMLSENWLFSPRSPPPGAQGGGPGDPDRHSMSLPLLQGLSSEFDSDE from the exons ATGTTGGTTGGTACCCCCCACCTGCTGACACTGGATGAAGCTGATGCCACCTGGACTCTCATCAAAGATAAG GTTATCGAGGAGCGCTTTGGGCCCAATGTAGTGGCAGTACCTTTTCTGTCTGATGCAGCGTGCTATGACCTACTGGGTGTTTTAGTGAAACAGTCCCGCCCAGCCCACAGCCGCCTGGCTCTGCCAGGTCGGCAGGGCCGGCGGGCACTACAACCAGTGGGGCTGCTACCAAACCTCCTGGAACAGGCAGGTTCTGAGGGTGCCTTCGCCCACTGCACTCGAGAATACTCACCAAACAGCCGAGCAGAGATAACCTATGAAGAAATGCGACTGCTGGATGGGCAGCCCTGCCGTATCCGCTTACACATGGGGGGTCTACGCAAGAAGATGGCCTTCCTGCTGCTGCCACCAGGGCAGGTGAGCCTACAGCAGTCTCTTCCCTGGCTCCGAAGCACCCACAGCATCTACATCATCTACCAGGTCTTCTCCTGTTCCTGGCTACAGCTGGGGCTGCTGCCGACAGCCCATGAGCCCCAGCTGCTCCGGTTACAACGGTCACTGcctattgccttctcctgcctcaaGTTTTCACTGCAACCCAAGGGAGTGCTGGGGCCACAgaagcccctgaccaaagacccaCTGCCCCAAGGGGCCAGCTGGGCCAGACCCAGCCTCAGCATCATGCCACCTCCAGCCCCTACATCAGCCTCTGAGGATATCCCTGAAGCTGCTGATGTGCCCCCACCTGTCCCAGCCCCACCTACGCCACCTCCCCAGGAAGGGCCAGAGGGCAGACCAACCAGATTCTCCTACAAGGGCCGAAACCCCTTCCGAAGGGGGCCCCAGATGCTGTCAG AGAACTGGCTCTTCAGCCCCCGCAGCCCCCCACCAGGAGCCCAGGGTGGGGGCCCCGGGGACCCCGACCGGCACTCCATGTCCCTGCCCCTGCTGCAGGGCCTATCCTCGGAGTTCGACAGCGACGAATGA
- the FHIP1B gene encoding FHF complex subunit HOOK-interacting protein 1B isoform X5, whose product MTHTNFTLFHPAVFVLLGIPGLEAYHVWLSIPFGLMYITAVLGNSILIAVIITERNLHEPMYFFLCMLAITDILLSTTTVPKALAIFWLHAHDIAFDACVTQVFFVHVMFVGESAILLAMAFDRFVAICIPLHYKTVLTWPVVGRIAVAIVTRSFCIIFPVIFLLHRLPFCRTNIIPHSYCEHIGVARLACADITINIWYGFSVPIVMVILDVILITVSYSLILRAVFRLPSQDARHKALSTCGSHLCVILMFYVPSFFTLLTHRFGRNIPRHVHILLANLYVVVPPMLNPIVYGVKTKQIRDGVVHRFFDTMAWCSASSLG is encoded by the coding sequence ATGACTCACACCAACTTCACCCTCTTCCACCCTGCAGTTTTTGTCCTACTgggcatccctgggttggaggcTTATCATGTTTGGCTGTCAATACCCTTCGGCCTCATGTATATCACTGCAGTTCTGGGCAACAGTATCCTGATAGCAGTCATCATCACTGAGCGTAACCTTCATgagcccatgtacttcttcctctgcATGCTGGCCATCACGGACATCCTGCTGTCCACCACTACTGTCCCCAAGGCCCTAGCCATCTTTTGGCTCCATGCTCATGACATTGCCTTTGATGCCTGTGTCACCCAAGTTTTCTTTGTCCACGTGATGTTTGTGGGGGAGTCAGCCATCCTATTAGCCATGGCCTTTGACCGGTTTGTGGCCATCTGTATCCCCCTGCATTATAAGACAGTGCTAACATGGCCTGTGGTGGGAAGAATTGCTGTGGCCATTGTTACCCGAAGTTTCTGCATCATCTTCCCGGTGATCTTCTTGCTGCATCGACTGCCCTTCTGCCGGACCAATATCATCCCGCACTCCTACTGTGAGCATATTGGAGTGGCCCGCTTGGCCTGTGCTGACATCACCATTAACATCTGGTACGGCTTCTCAGTGCCCATTGTCATGGTCATCTTGGATGTGATCCTCATCACGGTGTCATACTCACTGATCCTCCGAGCGGTGTTTCGTTTGCCCTCCCAGGATGCTCGGCACAAGGCCCTCAGCACCTGTGGTTCCCACCTCTGTGTCATCCTCATGTtttatgtcccctccttctttaCATTATTGACCCACCGCTTTGGACGTAACATACCTCGACATGTCCATATCCTGTTAGCCAATCTCTATGTGGTGGTGCCCCCAATGCTCAACCCCATTGTCTATGGTGTAAAGACTAAGCAGATCCGGGACGGGGTAGTCCACCGGTTCTTTGATACTATGGCTTGGTGCTCTGCTTCCTCTCTGGGCTAA
- the FHIP1B gene encoding FHF complex subunit HOOK-interacting protein 1B isoform X4, protein MTHSPASVIIEVILKYIMTHTNFTLFHPAVFVLLGIPGLEAYHVWLSIPFGLMYITAVLGNSILIAVIITERNLHEPMYFFLCMLAITDILLSTTTVPKALAIFWLHAHDIAFDACVTQVFFVHVMFVGESAILLAMAFDRFVAICIPLHYKTVLTWPVVGRIAVAIVTRSFCIIFPVIFLLHRLPFCRTNIIPHSYCEHIGVARLACADITINIWYGFSVPIVMVILDVILITVSYSLILRAVFRLPSQDARHKALSTCGSHLCVILMFYVPSFFTLLTHRFGRNIPRHVHILLANLYVVVPPMLNPIVYGVKTKQIRDGVVHRFFDTMAWCSASSLG, encoded by the exons atga CACACTCTCCCGCTTCTGTCATTATAGAGGTGATCCTGAAGTACATCATGACTCACACCAACTTCACCCTCTTCCACCCTGCAGTTTTTGTCCTACTgggcatccctgggttggaggcTTATCATGTTTGGCTGTCAATACCCTTCGGCCTCATGTATATCACTGCAGTTCTGGGCAACAGTATCCTGATAGCAGTCATCATCACTGAGCGTAACCTTCATgagcccatgtacttcttcctctgcATGCTGGCCATCACGGACATCCTGCTGTCCACCACTACTGTCCCCAAGGCCCTAGCCATCTTTTGGCTCCATGCTCATGACATTGCCTTTGATGCCTGTGTCACCCAAGTTTTCTTTGTCCACGTGATGTTTGTGGGGGAGTCAGCCATCCTATTAGCCATGGCCTTTGACCGGTTTGTGGCCATCTGTATCCCCCTGCATTATAAGACAGTGCTAACATGGCCTGTGGTGGGAAGAATTGCTGTGGCCATTGTTACCCGAAGTTTCTGCATCATCTTCCCGGTGATCTTCTTGCTGCATCGACTGCCCTTCTGCCGGACCAATATCATCCCGCACTCCTACTGTGAGCATATTGGAGTGGCCCGCTTGGCCTGTGCTGACATCACCATTAACATCTGGTACGGCTTCTCAGTGCCCATTGTCATGGTCATCTTGGATGTGATCCTCATCACGGTGTCATACTCACTGATCCTCCGAGCGGTGTTTCGTTTGCCCTCCCAGGATGCTCGGCACAAGGCCCTCAGCACCTGTGGTTCCCACCTCTGTGTCATCCTCATGTtttatgtcccctccttctttaCATTATTGACCCACCGCTTTGGACGTAACATACCTCGACATGTCCATATCCTGTTAGCCAATCTCTATGTGGTGGTGCCCCCAATGCTCAACCCCATTGTCTATGGTGTAAAGACTAAGCAGATCCGGGACGGGGTAGTCCACCGGTTCTTTGATACTATGGCTTGGTGCTCTGCTTCCTCTCTGGGCTAA
- the OR52W1 gene encoding olfactory receptor 52W1: protein MTEAPQPNSTFSRPTFFILTGIPGLAGVQAWLTLVFGPMYLLSLLGNGALLAVVQTDSTLHQPMFLLLATLAATDLSLATSVAPGLLAVLWLGPRPVPYTACLVQMFFVHALTAVESGVLLAMACDRAAAVGRPLHYPILVTKARVGYAALALVLKAVAIVVPFPLLVARFEHFQAQTIHHVYCAHMAVVELVVGDTGANNLYGLVLSLAVSGIDILGITGSYGLIAHTVLQLPTREARAKAFGTCSSHICVILAFYVPGLFSYLTHRFGRHTIPKPVHILLSNIYLLLPPALNPLIYGAHTKQIRDRLLEIFTVKKSQF from the coding sequence ATGACAGAAGCTCCACAGCCCAACTCTACTTTCTCACGCCCAACCTTCTTCATACTGACTGGCATCCCAGGGCTAGCGGGTGTGCAGGCCTGGCTGACCCTGGTCTTTGGGCCCATGTATCTGCTTTCCCTGCTGGGCAATGGAGCACTGCTGGCAGTGGTGCAGACAGACTCCACCCTGCATCAGCCCATGTTTCTGCTCCTGGCCACCCTGGCAGCCACAGATCTGAGCTTAGCCACATCTGTAGCTCCAGGGCTGCTGGCTGTGCTGTGGCTCGGGCCCCGGCCTGTGCCATACACTGCCTGCCTGGTCCAGATGTTCTTCGTTCACGCACTGACGGCCGTGGAATCTGGTGTACTGTTGGCCATGGCCTGTGACCGTGCTGCGGCAGTAGGGCGTCCATTGCACTACCCCATCCTAGTCACCAAAGCCCGTGTGGGGTATGCAGCCCTGGCACTGGTCCTAAAAGCTGTGGCTATTGTTGTGCCTTTCCCTCTGCTGGTTGCACGATTTGAGCACTTCCAAGCCCAGACCATACACCACGTCTACTGTGCACACATGGCGGTGGTGGAGCTGGTGGTGGGTGACACAGGAGCCAACAACTTGTATGGGCTGGTGCTTTCGTTGGCTGTGTCTGGTATAGATATTCTAGGCATCACGGGCTCCTATGGGCTCATCGCCCACACTGTGCTGCAGCTGCCTACCCGAGAAGCCCGTGCCAAGGCCTTTGGAACATGCAGTTCCCACATCTGTGTCATTCTAGCCTTCTATGTGCCTGGTCTCTTCTCCTACCTCACACACCGCTTTGGTCGTCACACCATCCCCAAGCCTGTGCACATCCTTCTCTCTAACATCTATTTGCTGCTGCCACCTGCCCTTAACCCTCTCATCTATGGGGCCCACACGAAGCAGATTAGGGACCGGCTCCTAGAAATCTTCACAGTCAAAAAAAGCCAGTTCTAA